A window of Apium graveolens cultivar Ventura chromosome 8, ASM990537v1, whole genome shotgun sequence contains these coding sequences:
- the LOC141677549 gene encoding 26S proteasome non-ATPase regulatory subunit 6, which yields MDGEDGKQQAHLVLADKLFLLTQPDVDDIDKVRLRHEVLAAVVADDMATLYESLVATSVLELDQKVLDSMRDKNVEELKKLDDKIADAEENLGESEVREAHLAKSLFFIRIGDKVKALEQLKVTEGKTVAVGQRMDLVFYTLQIGLFYMDFDLISKSIDKAKKLFEEGGDWERKNRLKVYEGLYCMSTRNFKKAADLFLDSISTFTTYELFPYDTFICYTVLASIITLDRVSLKQKVVDAPEILTVIGKIPHLAEFLNSLYGCQYKSFFSAFAGLTKDIKLDRYLHPHFRYYMREIRTVVYSQFLESYKSVTIEAMAKAFGVTVDFIDLELSRFISAGKLHCKIDKVAGVLETNRPDSKNALYQSTIKQGDFLLNRIQKLSRVIDL from the exons ATGGACGGAGAAGATGGTAAACAACAAGCTCACTTAGTGTTAGCAGACAAGCTCTTCCTCCTCACTCAACCCGATGTTGACGATATCGACAAAGTTCGCCTCCGTCATGAAGTTCTCGCCGCCGTCGTCGCCGACG ATATGGCTACGCTGTATGAGAGTTTAGTTGCCACTTCTGTGTTGGAATTGGATCAGAAGGTTCTCGATTCGATGCGTGACAAGAATGTTGAGGAGTTGAAGAAGCTCGATGACAA AATCGCTGATGCTGAAGAAAACTTGGGTGAAAGTGAAGTTCGAGAAGCTCACTTAGCTAAATCCTTGTTTTTTATCAGGATTGGTGACAAG GTGAAAGCATTGGAACAACTAAAGGTAACAGAGGGAAAAACTGTTGCTGTTGGGCAGAGGATGGACTTGGTGTTTTATACACTGCAGATTGGTCTTTTCTACATGGATTTCGATCTCATCTCGAAAAGCATTGACAAAGCGAAGAA ATTGTTTGAGGAGGGAGGTGACTGGGAGAGAAAAAACCGTTTGAAGGTGTATGAAGGCTTGTACTGCATGTCCACACGTAACTTTAAGAAGGCAGCTGATCTCTTCTTGGACTCTATATCAACTTTCACGACTTACGAACTTTTCCCTTACGACACCTTCATCTGTTACACTGTTCTTGCAAGCATTATAACATTAGATAGAGTTTCCCTAAAGCAAAAG GTTGTTGATGCTCCAGAGATATTGACAGTAATTGGAAAAATTCCGCATCTGGCGGAATTCTTGAATTCTCTATATGGTTGTCAATACAAATCATTCTTTTCTGCTTTTG CTGGCTTGACAAAGGATATCAAATTAGATCGGTATTTGCATCCACACTTTCGTTACTACATGAGAGAGATAAGGACTGTTGTTTATTCCCAATTTCTTGAGTCATACAAAAGCGTTACAATTGAAGCAATGGCGAAGGCGTTTGGGGTAACTGTGGATTTTATTGATCT GGAGCTATCGCGTTTCATTTCGGCAGGAAAGCTTCACTGTAAAATAGATAAGGTTGCTGGAGTATTAGAAACTAACCGTCCTGATTCGAAGAACGCTCTTTACCAGTCAACTATCAAACAGGGAGATTTCTTGTTGAACAGAATTCAGAAGCTGTCTCGTGTCATTGATCTTTGA